Part of the Paludisphaera borealis genome, CGCCTCCGTCGCCCATAACCAAGGACGCCGACCCCGCCAAGACGGACGCCGCCAAACCCGAGCCCGCGCCCGCCAAGGCCCCCGAAACCAAGCCCGCGCCCGCCCCGGCGGAAACCAAACCGGCTCCGGTGCCGACTCCTGCTCCGGCAGAAGCCAAGCCCGCCCCGGCTCCGACTCCCGCGCCTGCTCCGGCGGAAGCCAAGAAGCCCGGAAACTGACGACCTTGTTCGGCGACTCGCCGTTTGCCTCGCTCCTTACTCGCTTTCGACCGGCTTGATCCATGCGGGAGTCGCCTCTCTCCGAAACGCCCCAGGAATTCGACGTCAAGCCGCGCACCGACGGTAAGCGGATTGACGCCTACCTGGCGAGCCGGTTCACCGATTACTCGCGGAACGTGATCCAGCGGATCATCGAGGCCGAGGCCGTCGTGGTGAACGGCCGGCCGATCAAGGCGTCGTACAAGATCCGAACCGGCGACCAGATCCGCGTCTGGCTCCCCGAGCTTCCCGACCCGACGCCCGTCGCCGAAGAGATCCCGATCGAGGTCGTCTACGAGGACGAAGACCTCACGATCGTCAACAAGCCGGCCGACATGGTCACGCATCCCTCGCGGGGCAACTGGCGGGGCACCCTCGTCAACGCGGTCCAGTTCCATTTCGACCAGCTCTCGACCGTCGCGGGGGAAGACCGACCCGGCATCGTCCACCGCCTCGACCGCGACACCACCGGACTGTTGATCGTCGTCAAGAACGACCTCGCCCACCGCCGCGTCGCCCTTCAGTTCGAGCACCGGACGATCCACAAGGAATACCTGGCGATCGTCTACGGCGCGCCCGGGCGCGACAGCGACTACGTCGAGCAGCCCATCGGCTTCCACCCCACCGTGCGCGAGCGGATGGCCGTCCGCACCGTCGAGGACGGCGGCCGAGAATCCGCCACGTTCTACGAGGTCGTCGAGCGGTTTCGCGGCTACGCCCTGGTGCGGTGCAAGCCGAGGACCGGCCGGACCCACCAGATCCGGGTCCACATGGCCCACATCGGCCATCCGCTCGTCGCCGACAAGCCGTACTCGGGCCGCGACAAGCTCACCCTGGCCGACCTCGAAGTCCCCGGGGCCAAGACCGACGACCCCGACGCCCTCCTGATCGAACGCCAGGCCCTCCACGCCCACGCCCTCCGGTTCATCCATCCCACGACCGAAGCGGTCGTCGAACTCTCCGCCCCCCTCCCCCCCGACATGGCCCGGACCCTCGAAGCGCTCCGGCTCCATCGAGCACCAACGCCGGCCCCCAGGCGATCGCGCTGAGGCTGCGGAATCGCCCTCAATAAGCCCTATGCGGGTCGAGAGGCGTCCTTCATGGGAAGAAATCGAATTTCGACCCGGTGATCGAGCGCCCGTGCGATGCGACGAAGCATCGCGAGGGAGTGCCCGTCGTAATCCGCGTCTTCGAGCCGGCTGATGACCGAGGCCGTCGTACCGACGGCCTTGGCGAGTTCACTCTGAGTGAGCCCGGCGTTTGTCCGAAGATCGTAGATTTGCCGCCCTATCTCGGCGTTTGCGAGCTCTTTTTCAAAAGCCGCCGCACGCTTCTTATCGCTCCCTACGAACGTCGCATAGGCGTGCTCGAGAGCCGCGGACGCGAATCGACTTTTTCGACCCATCGCTCTTACCTCACGCGTTTGGTTGAAACCGGTGCTTCCGTGGGTCGACTTCAAACCGTTTCTTTCGCTCGACCGCCTCATCAATCTCGCCCGCCGGAACGGCCTTCGCCTTGGTCAACCCGTGCGACACGACCGCCGCGCTGGACGCCGTCGTGCATCGGGGTGCGTTTCCCCTGTCGATTCATAGCAAATTTGCGAAAAATAAACCACGGGGCTCATGTGGATCAATCGGTGGACGCTCTTCGCATCTTTTGTAGGGTGGGCATCATCCACCTCTCCAACCCGTAACCACGTAACGGTTTCGGATGGTGGGCGATGCCCACCCTACGAGGAATCGGCTCCCTCGGCACCACGACCCCGACATGAGCCAACCACGGAATGGTGGGATGGACCAACGGGCGCCCACGAACAACGTCCAACTTTCGAAAAGATTCACCACGGAGGACGCGGAGGACACAGAGGGTGAAAGAGAGAACTTTTCATCTGAATCGTTTTCGCTCCGTGTCCTCCGCGTCCTCCGTGGTGAATCGTCACGACGTCCCACTACAGTGACAGAGTTGGAAGCTGCTCCTGGACGGCCTCCATGAATCCGTATTGAAGTGAGCGACGACGGCACCGCCCGCAATCACTCGATCTTTTGAGCATTTCTTGATAAAGCTCGCGGCCGTCCTCGCTTCGCAAAAAACCAGGGGGCCGGAATCGACCAGCTCGGCGTGCTATTCCATTCCATATGCACCGTCCGCGAGAATCGCGGCGTAAGCCAGGGTTTTCTTGCACAAGAACCCGCTTTCAACTTGACCTGTCCAATAGTTCATACTATGTTTTTGTCCATGGATACCAGGGAGCGGACGACGGCGGTGGGTCATCTCGACGCCGACTGCTTTTACGTGTCGGCGGAGCGGGTGCGGGACGCGTTCTTGGTGGACAAGCCGGTGGGGGTGCTGGGGAACCA contains:
- a CDS encoding RluA family pseudouridine synthase; protein product: MRESPLSETPQEFDVKPRTDGKRIDAYLASRFTDYSRNVIQRIIEAEAVVVNGRPIKASYKIRTGDQIRVWLPELPDPTPVAEEIPIEVVYEDEDLTIVNKPADMVTHPSRGNWRGTLVNAVQFHFDQLSTVAGEDRPGIVHRLDRDTTGLLIVVKNDLAHRRVALQFEHRTIHKEYLAIVYGAPGRDSDYVEQPIGFHPTVRERMAVRTVEDGGRESATFYEVVERFRGYALVRCKPRTGRTHQIRVHMAHIGHPLVADKPYSGRDKLTLADLEVPGAKTDDPDALLIERQALHAHALRFIHPTTEAVVELSAPLPPDMARTLEALRLHRAPTPAPRRSR
- a CDS encoding helix-turn-helix domain-containing protein is translated as MKSTHGSTGFNQTREVRAMGRKSRFASAALEHAYATFVGSDKKRAAAFEKELANAEIGRQIYDLRTNAGLTQSELAKAVGTTASVISRLEDADYDGHSLAMLRRIARALDHRVEIRFLPMKDASRPA